From Mycobacterium cookii:
GACAGTGCCGGCGCGGTCGGGTGATTCATATGAATTTTCTATGCCCGACAAATTTCAGTCGAGTTACCGACCAATTGCTGTGTCGTTGCTCTCTCAGGTGCAGCTCAGACGGCGCTCAGGTGTTACCAGACGTCCCCGTCGCGCCAATCGCACATCAGCCCCGCCGCCGCATCCAACTCGAGGCCGAGGGGGAAGACAAACACCGAGCCGTCGGCGTCCGGAGTCCGGGTGGGGCCGGTGGGCGCCAACACCGACGTCGGGCCGGTCCAGGGCAGCCAACCGCGTGTGGTGTAGAGCCGTCTACCCAGATCCGACGAACTGAGCGCGCCGAGTTGGTAGCTGCCGCGGATCACTTGCTCGCATGCGTCGAGTATCGCGATGGCCAAGCCCTGGCCGCGCCAATCTTCGCGTACCGCAACGGCTTCTACGTATCCGCAGCGCAGCGAGATGCCCCGGTACAGCAGGCGTCGTTGGATGACGGCGCCGTGCGCGATGATCGCGCCGCGATGCCAGATCATCGCATGCATTCCGCCGAGCGCATGGTCCCAGTCGGTGTCGGTGAAGTCGCCGGCGAAGGCGTCGTTGACCATCTCGTGGGCGCGCTGTCGCGCGTCGCTTTCCAGGTCGGCGGTGTGGACCAGGCGAGCGGTGTGGACCTGGGTGTGCACACTGTTGGTCTACCAGCTGGGCCGGTCTTCCGCTACCGAACTGGGCCGCGCCCAGTGCAGCCGCACCTGCTGGCCCGGTCGCAGCTGGGCGAGGGTATCGATGTCGCGGTCCGCGACCACGCCGACCACCGGATACCCCCCGGTCACCGGGTGATCGGGACCGAGAACAACCGGTAAACCGTTGGGCGGCACCTGAATAGCGCCGCGAACGGCGCCTTCGCTCGGGAGTTGCCGATCGGGACTACGGTGTTGCAGCGGCGTTCCCTGCAGTCGCATGCCGACTCGGTCGCTGCGGTCGGAGGCCGTCCACACGGTATGTACGAGGGCATCGGGCTTGCTGAGCCAGTCGTCACGCGGGCCGGGTATCACCCGAAGGTATACCGGCTGTCCGGAGATCGGCGCCACCGGCGCCTGATCGAGTTCGGGATACTCCTCGGCGGGCTCTCCGATCGGCACGACGTCGCCCGGTTGCAGCGGCGACGGACCGATCGCCGACAGCACGTCGTAGCTGCGCGAGCCCAGCACCGGTGGCACCTCAATGCCGCCGCGCACCGCCAGATAGCTGCGCAGCCCGGATCGCGGGATGCCGAACGAGATCACCTGACCGTCGCGAACATGTTGAATGCTGTTGGACCCGAACGCGATTCCATCGATACGGGAGCTCGGATCGGCGCCTGTCACTGCGACGTCGACATCGCCGCCGCGGACTCGCGCGGCGAACCCGCCCATCGTCACCTCGATGGTGGCGCGGTCGTCGGGGTTGGCGACGAGTCGGTTGGCCAGCGCGTGCGAACGTCGGTCGGCGGCACCCGAGCGGGTGACGCCGAGGTGGGCGAGTCCGGGCCGGCCGAGATCTTGGATCAGAGCCAGCGGCCCGGTTTGCAGGATCTCCACGGTCGTCATGTCACGGCCCGGAACTGGACCCAGATGCCCGGCGTCAGCAGCGCCGGATTCGGCCGGTCGATATCCCACAGCACCGCATCGGTGCGGCCGATCAGCTGCCATCCGCCGGGGGAGCGACGCGGATAGATCCCGGTGAATTCGCCGGCCAGGCCGACTGCGCCGGCCGGTACGGCGGCCCGCGGCTCGGCCCGCCGCGGCACCGTCAGCCGCGGGTCGCCGCCGACCAGATAGGCGAAACCCGGTGCGAAGCCGCAGAACCCGACCTGCCACGGGTGAGCGGTGTGGGCCTCGATGACCTGAGCCGTGGTCAATTCGGTGCGCTGCGCCACCTCGGCCAGATCGGCGCCGTCGTAGACGACGTCGATCACCGTCGGCTCGGTCGATGCGTCCGACACCGCGTCGGGAACCACTCGCAACGCGCTCAGTTGACGGCGTACGGCGCTCTGCCGTTGCGGGTCGTCGAGTGTGAGCAACACCGTGCGGGCGGCCGGAACGATGTCGACAATCCCGGGTATCGCGGCGTCGCGCACCGCAGCTGACCACGCCAAAACCTCAGCGGTGCTGTCGAATTGCACCAACAGCGCACGGTCGCCGTAGTCCAAGACCGTCACTAGTGCAGGATATTGGCGATCAGCGGCGGCAACTGATCGGTCACCAGCGGGTAGCTCAGCGGCGAGGCGTACGCGATCGCACCGGCCTGGTCCTTTGTGGTGAACACGCTTCGCGAGCGAGCAGATGCCACATCGGGATTGGCCAGCAGCGCAGCCTGGTCCTTGTCGCTCTCGGTCGTCCAGATCAGCACGTCGGCGCCGTCGAGCACCGATCTGATCTTGTCGTGCGCAACCAGCGCGCGCTGCTGGCCATCGGCCATGGTGACGACGCTCTCGGGGACGGCCAGTCCCATCTGCGTCAGGAAGTCGGTGCGCCAACCCGTCGTCACAACCACATTGTCATCGTGAAATGTGCCCTGCAGCAACAGCACCCGCTTGTTCTTGAACTGCGGATACTTGTCGGCGACCGCGGCGAAACCCTTGTCGACGCCGCTGATCAACGACTTCATCTGATCGGACTGGAACACGGCCTGCCCGATAGCCGTCGCCTGGTCTTTCCACGGCTCGAAGAACGCGTCGCCGCCGGACTGCGGGAGCGTCGGCGCGATCGCGGTCAGCTTCTGGTAGGTGTCCTGGTCGAGTCCGGCGTCGGTCGCGACGATCAGATCGGGTTTCAGAGCCGCGATTTGCTGAACCTGAATTCCGTTGTCCAAGTTCAGCACTACTGGCTTGGCGTTACCGAGCTTGGCCGTGGCCCACGGCCACACACCGAACGGCTGATCGCCGAACCAGTTGGTCACCGCGACCGGGACGACTCCGAGTGCCAGCAGGTCGTCCTGCCCGGTGAAACCGGCGCTGACCACCCGCTTGGGCGGGCCGGGGATGGTCGTCTCACCGAATGCGTGGGTGATGGTGACCGACCCACCGGGGCCGGTGGCGGCCGACGGCGGTTTGCGTGCCGAGCAGGCCGCCAGCGCGAGCAGGCCGGTAGCCGCGCCGGCGCGAAGGAACGCGCGCCGACTCCGTTGCTGGTCCACCGCGTGAGCGTAGCGCTTTCGTGCAGCGCGTTCAGCGGGTCTGCCAGGGGCTGTAGTCGGCGATCAGCTCCTCCTGCGGCGGGCGCTGATCGTCGGGCACATGCTGCAGGTTGATCCGGATGCGGTACCAGATCGAGCTCGGTCCGCGCATGCCGTCGACCAGAATGTCGGCCGGCTGCAGCCGATCGGCAGCGGCGGGATGCCGGGTGCGCCAGGTGTCCAACGCGGCCATCGCCTCGTCCTTGGTCTTGGTGCGGGCGATCTCGATCAGCGGCATCACGGACTGGCGCCGGCCGGTGCCGTCGCCGCGACGCGCACCCGTGGGCGCCTTCTCCGCGGGGCCGAGTTCCTCGGCGAGCGTGAGTAGCCGGTCGAGCCCGCCTGCCGAGGAGTCCATGTCCTCCCACGGGTCGCCGACGTCGGCGAATCGCTGCGGCACCGTCGTCACCGTGAACGCGGCGGGGTCGCAACCGGCGACCTCGTCCCACCGCAGCGGCGTCGACACCCGCGCATCCGGGGTGGCGCGCACCGAATACGCCGACGCGACCGTGCGGTCCTTGGCGTTCTGGTTGAAGTCGACGAACACCCCTTCGCGTTCTTCCTTCCACCACCGGCTGGTGGCCAGCTCGGGTGCGCGTCGCTCCACCTCCCGCGCCACCGTCTGGGCCGCCAGCCGCACCTGTCGAAACGACCAGCTCGGCTCGATTCGCGCGTAGATATGGAACCCGCGTGACCCAGACGTCTTGGGCCACGCGGTCAGCCCGTGGTCCTCGAGCACCTCGCGGGCGACCTGCGCGACCTCGAGGATCTGTGACCACGTCACACCTGGCATCGGGTCCAAGTCGACCCGTAGCTCGTCGGGGTGGTCGAGATCGTCGGCCCGCACCGGATGCGGGTTCAAGTCGACGCAGCCCAGGTTGATCGCCCAGGCCAGACCGGCGGCGTCATAGATGACGGCTTCTTTGGCGGACGTGCCGCGCGCGTAGCGTAGTTCGGCGACCTCGACCCAGTCGGGCCGCTTCTCCGGCGCACGCTTCTGGAAGACCGCTTCCTGCTCGATGCCCTTGACGAATCGCTTCAGGATCATCGGACGGCCAGCCACACCGCGCAGCGCACCGTCGGCGACGGCCAGGTAGTACCGGATCAGGTCCAGCTTGGTGTGACCGGAT
This genomic window contains:
- the ligD gene encoding non-homologous end-joining DNA ligase — protein: MGPVSLEVGGRQVTVTHPDKVIFPGHDGQSGHTKLDLIRYYLAVADGALRGVAGRPMILKRFVKGIEQEAVFQKRAPEKRPDWVEVAELRYARGTSAKEAVIYDAAGLAWAINLGCVDLNPHPVRADDLDHPDELRVDLDPMPGVTWSQILEVAQVAREVLEDHGLTAWPKTSGSRGFHIYARIEPSWSFRQVRLAAQTVAREVERRAPELATSRWWKEEREGVFVDFNQNAKDRTVASAYSVRATPDARVSTPLRWDEVAGCDPAAFTVTTVPQRFADVGDPWEDMDSSAGGLDRLLTLAEELGPAEKAPTGARRGDGTGRRQSVMPLIEIARTKTKDEAMAALDTWRTRHPAAADRLQPADILVDGMRGPSSIWYRIRINLQHVPDDQRPPQEELIADYSPWQTR
- a CDS encoding ABC transporter substrate-binding protein — its product is MDQQRSRRAFLRAGAATGLLALAACSARKPPSAATGPGGSVTITHAFGETTIPGPPKRVVSAGFTGQDDLLALGVVPVAVTNWFGDQPFGVWPWATAKLGNAKPVVLNLDNGIQVQQIAALKPDLIVATDAGLDQDTYQKLTAIAPTLPQSGGDAFFEPWKDQATAIGQAVFQSDQMKSLISGVDKGFAAVADKYPQFKNKRVLLLQGTFHDDNVVVTTGWRTDFLTQMGLAVPESVVTMADGQQRALVAHDKIRSVLDGADVLIWTTESDKDQAALLANPDVASARSRSVFTTKDQAGAIAYASPLSYPLVTDQLPPLIANILH
- a CDS encoding 5-oxoprolinase subunit B family protein; protein product: MTVLDYGDRALLVQFDSTAEVLAWSAAVRDAAIPGIVDIVPAARTVLLTLDDPQRQSAVRRQLSALRVVPDAVSDASTEPTVIDVVYDGADLAEVAQRTELTTAQVIEAHTAHPWQVGFCGFAPGFAYLVGGDPRLTVPRRAEPRAAVPAGAVGLAGEFTGIYPRRSPGGWQLIGRTDAVLWDIDRPNPALLTPGIWVQFRAVT
- a CDS encoding GNAT family N-acetyltransferase, producing MHTQVHTARLVHTADLESDARQRAHEMVNDAFAGDFTDTDWDHALGGMHAMIWHRGAIIAHGAVIQRRLLYRGISLRCGYVEAVAVREDWRGQGLAIAILDACEQVIRGSYQLGALSSSDLGRRLYTTRGWLPWTGPTSVLAPTGPTRTPDADGSVFVFPLGLELDAAAGLMCDWRDGDVW
- a CDS encoding 5-oxoprolinase/urea amidolyase family protein; this translates as MTTVEILQTGPLALIQDLGRPGLAHLGVTRSGAADRRSHALANRLVANPDDRATIEVTMGGFAARVRGGDVDVAVTGADPSSRIDGIAFGSNSIQHVRDGQVISFGIPRSGLRSYLAVRGGIEVPPVLGSRSYDVLSAIGPSPLQPGDVVPIGEPAEEYPELDQAPVAPISGQPVYLRVIPGPRDDWLSKPDALVHTVWTASDRSDRVGMRLQGTPLQHRSPDRQLPSEGAVRGAIQVPPNGLPVVLGPDHPVTGGYPVVGVVADRDIDTLAQLRPGQQVRLHWARPSSVAEDRPSW